A region of the Alphaproteobacteria bacterium genome:
GGGCTTTGTTATTACATTCAAATAACAGGGGTAGAGCGTGATCAAACCATGACATACAAAGCCCTCAAGGCTTTTCGAAAGGTGACACAAAAACATCCTAAAACCCTCTATGCGCGAGACGCGCGCCTGAAAATTGATTTGTGTAAAGAGCACCTTGCTGGTCAAGACATGGAAATTGGTCGATTCTACCTCGACAAAAAAATACCCACGGCTGCCCTACAGCGCTTCTTGCATGTTGTCCAAAGCCATCAGACAACATCTCATGCTGCTGAAGCCCTTTATCGATGTGTCGAGGTTTTCTTAACGCTCGGCATGAAAGATGAGGCTCTCAAACACGCGGCGATTCTTGGTTATAACTACCCTGGTAATAAATGGTATCAATCGACTTATAGTCTTCTCGATCACCATGATCTTATCAAGAAACATCAAATTCACCTTTCACAAAAAAAAGTAAAAGGGGCTTCGTCTTCGGAGACATAGATGCTCACAGCTCTCTCCATTCA
Encoded here:
- a CDS encoding outer membrane protein assembly factor BamD is translated as MIKLNSFLIAFLLLLASCSSHEVEKPKEGTALSALYDKAMDHMIVEKDYKKAAKAFENVERFYPLSPWAMKAQLMAAYAYYESGQHEQAIANLENFLQSQSNSDYAPYAQYLLGLCYYIQITGVERDQTMTYKALKAFRKVTQKHPKTLYARDARLKIDLCKEHLAGQDMEIGRFYLDKKIPTAALQRFLHVVQSHQTTSHAAEALYRCVEVFLTLGMKDEALKHAAILGYNYPGNKWYQSTYSLLDHHDLIKKHQIHLSQKKVKGASSSET